One stretch of Pigmentiphaga aceris DNA includes these proteins:
- a CDS encoding methionine ABC transporter permease: MSLPVLDKYIQAFLETLLMVSVSAVIAISGGLLLALTLTVTAVGGLRPLPRFNRSLSIVINMFRAIPFIILLVAMLPVTRFLVGTTLGTWAAIVPLSASLMPYYTRIAQVSLNDVDRGLIEAARASGCRRRDIVRHVLLPEALPGIVTGMTVCIIGMIGASAMAGAVGAGGLGDLAIRYGYERYETRVMFEVIAILIALVSIVQFTGEWIARKVDHRR, from the coding sequence ATGTCCCTGCCCGTATTGGATAAGTACATCCAGGCCTTTCTGGAAACCCTGCTGATGGTCAGCGTGTCGGCCGTGATCGCCATTTCCGGCGGCCTCTTGCTGGCATTGACGCTGACGGTGACGGCCGTAGGCGGCCTACGGCCACTGCCGCGTTTCAACCGCAGCCTATCGATCGTGATCAACATGTTCCGCGCGATCCCGTTCATCATTTTGCTGGTTGCGATGCTGCCGGTGACGCGGTTCCTCGTCGGCACCACGCTCGGCACCTGGGCGGCCATCGTGCCGCTGAGCGCGAGCCTGATGCCCTACTACACGCGCATCGCGCAGGTCAGCTTGAATGATGTGGATCGCGGCTTGATCGAAGCCGCACGCGCCAGTGGCTGCCGCCGCCGCGACATCGTGCGCCATGTGTTGCTGCCCGAAGCGCTGCCGGGCATCGTCACCGGCATGACGGTGTGCATCATCGGCATGATCGGTGCGTCTGCAATGGCGGGTGCCGTCGGGGCGGGTGGGTTGGGCGACCTGGCGATCCGCTATGGCTACGAGCGTTATGAAACGCGGGTGATGTTCGAGGTCATCGCGATCCTGATTGCGCTGGTGTCTATCGTGCAGTTCACGGGCGAGTGGATTGCGCGCAAGGTGGATCATCGGCGGTGA
- a CDS encoding isochorismatase family protein codes for MSIPVITPYAMPSGAVKNRVNWRPDPSRAVLLVHDMQEYFLAKYDMSQAPIPTLIDHAVQLRAACNAAGVPVVYTAQPVEQPSGDRALLNDFWGPGLTAADKHAQQPVIEALKPGPQDTVLTKWRYSAFQRSNLRDLMREWGRDQLIICGIYAHIGCMATALEAFMQDVQPFFVLDAVADFSAAEHQMAITYVSGRCGASLTVDEVVAALSSATADKTAEQIS; via the coding sequence GTGAGCATCCCCGTCATCACCCCCTACGCCATGCCCAGCGGCGCTGTGAAAAACCGCGTCAACTGGCGTCCCGACCCCTCGCGCGCGGTGCTGCTGGTGCACGACATGCAGGAATACTTCCTGGCCAAATACGACATGTCGCAGGCACCGATTCCTACTTTGATCGACCACGCCGTTCAACTGCGCGCGGCGTGCAATGCAGCGGGTGTGCCGGTGGTCTACACCGCCCAGCCCGTCGAGCAACCCTCAGGCGATCGTGCGCTGCTGAACGACTTCTGGGGCCCGGGCCTGACAGCGGCCGACAAGCACGCGCAGCAACCCGTCATCGAGGCGCTGAAACCCGGTCCGCAAGACACCGTGCTGACCAAGTGGCGCTACAGCGCCTTCCAACGCTCCAACCTGCGCGATCTGATGCGCGAATGGGGCCGCGACCAATTGATCATCTGCGGCATCTACGCGCACATCGGCTGCATGGCGACCGCCCTGGAAGCCTTCATGCAAGACGTGCAGCCCTTCTTTGTGCTGGATGCCGTGGCTGATTTCTCGGCAGCGGAACACCAGATGGCAATCACCTATGTGTCGGGCCGCTGCGGTGCAAGCCTGACGGTGGACGAAGTGGTGGCGGCACTGTCGAGCGCGACCGCAGACAAGACAGCGGAGCAGATCTCATGA
- a CDS encoding thioredoxin family protein, with product MEQIELNDGNADRFLLDAKGISLVVFTSKTCGNCKLAREQLPLMELPVERVCWIDAGDSGGITQRYEVFHLPSMYVVRDGVYYGAVAATLAAWDIQRQVGLALNSYPAELP from the coding sequence ATGGAACAGATCGAACTGAACGACGGCAATGCAGACCGTTTCTTGCTTGATGCCAAGGGCATCTCACTGGTTGTATTCACCAGCAAGACCTGCGGCAATTGCAAACTCGCCCGCGAGCAACTCCCCCTGATGGAATTGCCGGTTGAACGCGTCTGCTGGATCGACGCGGGCGACAGCGGCGGCATCACGCAGCGCTACGAAGTCTTCCATCTGCCGTCGATGTACGTGGTGCGCGACGGCGTGTATTACGGTGCGGTGGCTGCCACCTTGGCAGCCTGGGATATTCAGCGACAGGTGGGCTTGGCGCTGAACAGTTACCCGGCCGAGCTTCCCTGA
- a CDS encoding lysozyme inhibitor LprI family protein, whose translation MCADSDMNNQQIYECSRQKIIDADAELNRSYKMLNDSISSGYKADPKLGNELLEHVKKSQRAWITVRDENCAIESFVITPSTPAFAATRNLCLARESFARSRYLKELMF comes from the coding sequence ATGTGCGCCGACAGCGACATGAACAATCAACAGATATACGAATGTTCCAGGCAAAAGATCATCGACGCAGATGCCGAACTGAACCGCAGCTACAAGATGTTGAACGACAGCATCTCAAGCGGCTACAAAGCAGATCCGAAGCTGGGCAATGAGCTCCTGGAGCATGTCAAAAAATCCCAGCGAGCCTGGATCACGGTCAGGGACGAAAACTGTGCCATCGAGAGCTTTGTGATCACCCCCAGCACGCCTGCATTTGCAGCCACCAGGAATCTCTGCCTGGCCAGAGAGAGTTTTGCCAGAAGTCGTTATCTGAAAGAACTGATGTTCTGA
- a CDS encoding MetQ/NlpA family ABC transporter substrate-binding protein has translation MTSRFFTSALGRLIGSVLATSVIAAGAAHAADPSPLRVGVRGGVDEQIWEVVTEVAKKQGLNVKPIVITGSASPNEALNNGDLEANSFQHIPFLRDQVKQRGYTIVSVGNTLISPIAFYTKKGYKSLAELPAGAKVGIPNDPSNQTRALVILRDQGLITLRDGFDPFTGTATLADVTSNSKKLEFVEIASVVLARSLQDVDAAAIVNSFAYQAGLIATRDGIAVEKKENNPYVNIIVVREKDKNAPWVAPLVKAYQSEEVRKFILTKFEGSVLPVF, from the coding sequence ATGACTTCTCGTTTCTTTACTTCTGCGCTCGGTCGCTTGATCGGCAGCGTGCTTGCTACTTCCGTGATCGCAGCCGGCGCGGCGCATGCCGCCGATCCCAGCCCCTTGCGTGTGGGCGTGCGCGGCGGCGTCGATGAGCAGATCTGGGAAGTTGTGACCGAGGTTGCCAAGAAGCAGGGCCTGAACGTCAAACCCATCGTCATCACCGGTTCGGCCAGCCCCAACGAGGCGCTGAACAACGGTGACCTGGAGGCCAATTCCTTCCAGCACATTCCTTTCCTGCGTGACCAGGTCAAGCAGCGTGGCTACACCATCGTCTCAGTAGGCAATACGCTGATCTCGCCCATCGCCTTCTATACCAAGAAGGGCTACAAGTCCCTGGCCGAGCTGCCTGCGGGTGCGAAGGTCGGCATCCCGAACGACCCCAGCAACCAGACCCGTGCCCTGGTCATCCTGCGCGACCAGGGGCTGATCACCTTGCGTGATGGCTTCGATCCGTTTACCGGCACCGCCACCCTGGCCGACGTCACGTCCAACAGCAAGAAGCTGGAATTCGTTGAAATCGCGTCTGTGGTGCTGGCGCGCTCGCTGCAAGACGTCGACGCCGCCGCCATCGTCAACAGCTTTGCCTATCAGGCCGGCCTGATCGCCACGCGCGACGGTATTGCGGTCGAGAAGAAAGAGAACAACCCCTACGTGAACATCATCGTGGTGCGCGAGAAAGACAAGAACGCACCGTGGGTGGCTCCGCTGGTGAAGGCCTATCAGTCCGAGGAAGTGCGCAAGTTCATCCTGACCAAGTTCGAAGGTTCCGTGCTGCCGGTGTTCTGA
- a CDS encoding methionine ABC transporter ATP-binding protein, translated as MPAKLQLVSALAASKGVVVAPARPVAATVPAEAHIVFDGVRKAYAGPGGAQVNALSEVSFSIGRGEIFGIIGRSGAGKSTLLRAINMLEPPSAGRVLIDDVDVSTLNDAGLLGLRRRVGMIFQHFNLLSAKTVRDNVGLPLKVAGVKPAEVRERVDALLDLVGLRDKADTYPAKLSGGQKQRVGIARALVHRPAILLCDEATSALDPETTQSILALLRDINRDLGLTVVLITHDMAVIREVCTRVLVLDGGKLVEQGHVWQVFGDPQAAATRALLRPLQHDLPVDVAQALVPSLDGRAGNAIIALRFTGDSHMGGVPLAALSALGPGASLLHGGLDRIDGHGQGRLLVSVPAATLHTHTFQAARVGDTALADHIEILGYVPARIG; from the coding sequence ATGCCTGCGAAACTGCAACTGGTGTCAGCGTTGGCCGCCTCGAAAGGAGTGGTCGTTGCGCCCGCGCGGCCGGTGGCTGCCACCGTGCCTGCCGAGGCGCACATCGTGTTCGACGGCGTGCGCAAGGCTTACGCCGGCCCGGGCGGTGCACAGGTGAATGCGCTGAGCGAGGTGTCTTTCTCGATCGGGCGTGGCGAGATATTCGGCATCATCGGGCGCAGCGGCGCAGGCAAGTCCACGCTGCTACGCGCGATCAATATGCTGGAGCCGCCCAGTGCGGGCCGCGTGCTGATCGACGATGTGGACGTCAGTACCCTGAACGATGCAGGTCTGCTGGGCCTGCGCCGCCGTGTCGGCATGATCTTCCAGCACTTCAATCTGCTGTCGGCCAAGACCGTGCGCGACAACGTCGGCCTGCCTTTGAAGGTGGCGGGCGTCAAACCCGCCGAGGTACGCGAGCGCGTCGATGCGCTGCTTGACCTGGTCGGCCTGCGTGACAAGGCCGACACCTATCCAGCCAAGCTGTCGGGCGGACAGAAGCAGCGCGTTGGCATTGCGCGTGCGCTGGTGCACCGGCCCGCCATCTTGCTGTGCGACGAAGCAACGTCCGCGCTCGACCCTGAAACCACACAATCCATCCTGGCCCTGCTGCGCGACATCAATCGCGACCTTGGCCTGACGGTGGTGCTGATCACGCACGACATGGCGGTGATCCGCGAGGTATGCACGCGTGTACTGGTGCTCGATGGTGGCAAGCTGGTCGAGCAAGGCCATGTGTGGCAGGTGTTCGGTGATCCGCAGGCGGCAGCCACACGTGCATTGCTGCGCCCCTTGCAACACGATCTGCCGGTCGATGTTGCGCAAGCCCTGGTGCCCAGCCTGGATGGCCGCGCAGGCAACGCCATCATTGCGCTGCGGTTCACGGGGGACAGCCACATGGGGGGCGTGCCACTGGCGGCATTGTCAGCGTTGGGGCCAGGGGCTTCACTGCTGCATGGCGGGCTGGATCGCATCGATGGCCACGGCCAGGGCCGTCTGCTGGTGTCAGTGCCCGCCGCCACCCTGCATACGCACACGTTCCAGGCAGCACGTGTCGGCGACACCGCGCTGGCCGATCACATCGAGATACTTGGTTATGTCCCTGCCCGTATTGGATAA
- the rocF gene encoding arginase, with protein sequence MTQSSLYPGVSLIGVPTDIGAGARGASMGPQALRVAGLAEALLQRGVDVEDIGDLSGPRTPWLAPVEGFRHLAETAEWNRSTHDAVYGELKRGRLPIMMGGDHSLGIGSVSAAARHCRDTGKELLVLWLDAHADFNTHLLTPTGNIHGMPVACLCGHGPEVLTSIGGHVPAIRHDQIHQVGIRSVDDGEREFIHEAGIEVYDMRYIDEMGMRATMERVLAGVDDSVHLHVSFDVDFLDPSLAPGVGTTVPGGPTYREAQLCMEMIADTGRLCSLDIVELNPALDLRNQTADMAVDLVESLFGKSILVRRPAG encoded by the coding sequence ATGACTCAATCCTCGCTTTATCCCGGCGTCAGCCTGATCGGCGTGCCCACCGACATTGGCGCGGGCGCGCGGGGCGCGTCCATGGGGCCGCAGGCGCTGCGGGTGGCGGGTCTGGCCGAAGCGCTGCTGCAACGCGGCGTAGACGTTGAAGACATCGGTGACCTGAGCGGACCACGCACGCCATGGCTGGCACCGGTCGAGGGCTTCCGGCACCTGGCAGAAACCGCCGAGTGGAACCGCAGCACACACGACGCCGTCTACGGCGAACTCAAGCGCGGCCGCCTGCCCATCATGATGGGCGGCGATCACAGCCTGGGCATCGGGTCGGTCAGTGCCGCCGCGCGCCATTGCCGCGACACCGGCAAGGAACTGCTGGTGCTGTGGCTGGACGCCCATGCCGACTTCAACACACACTTGTTGACCCCTACCGGCAACATCCACGGCATGCCGGTGGCCTGCTTGTGCGGACACGGGCCTGAAGTGCTGACCTCGATCGGCGGCCATGTGCCGGCGATTCGCCACGACCAGATTCATCAGGTGGGCATCCGCAGCGTCGATGACGGCGAACGCGAGTTCATCCACGAGGCCGGCATCGAGGTCTACGACATGCGTTACATCGACGAGATGGGCATGCGCGCCACCATGGAACGGGTGCTGGCAGGGGTAGACGACTCGGTGCACCTGCACGTGAGTTTTGATGTCGATTTTCTGGACCCGTCCCTGGCTCCCGGCGTCGGCACCACGGTGCCGGGCGGTCCCACTTACCGCGAAGCCCAGCTGTGCATGGAAATGATCGCCGATACCGGGCGGCTGTGTTCGCTGGACATCGTGGAACTGAACCCGGCGCTGGACTTGCGCAACCAGACTGCCGATATGGCAGTGGATTTGGTGGAAAGTCTGTTCGGCAAATCGATTCTGGTGCGTCGCCCGGCGGGCTGA
- a CDS encoding MFS transporter, with protein sequence MDTTAHRRRRDLLMSLLGALTGIEFLENAMFVFAVSPIMHGVGAPPQAVVQVQAAYAIACMLVLVKQHWLAEQLGYRRYLCGALALFVAGALACAFSTTLDGLTAARFLQGLGGGALFTSSRVLVNMSFPPAERAPAVRRFIIFVFAAGAIGPVLSAFLLAHGNWSWIFLGIVPPALLALAGCAWLLPDAHPGRAPMPWAWGGLLLFGIAAVGLQMGLSEASYGLFAHPWQVAALCLVALVLMGAFAVQQWRHASPLLHFRQLNSPVYLTGLGLYFLYYLLTNFGNALFPVYAEHGLAFSLGTTGWLSSLGGLAGWCMALAYLRWSKLLPNKKPLMLAGLGAMFLAALWFAFVPAGSSAYALWPGIIAKGCFGVLMVLPVAGLSFRELGEDRFAQAYQAKNLMRQIAISMSTAVATVLVHARADSVQAGLGGGSHAGAQATLVASQQIYLVLAVLVLLAIGVVAKQKRLL encoded by the coding sequence ATGGATACGACCGCACATCGCCGCCGCCGCGATTTACTGATGAGCCTGCTGGGCGCACTCACCGGCATCGAGTTTCTGGAAAACGCGATGTTCGTGTTTGCCGTGTCGCCCATCATGCACGGCGTGGGCGCACCGCCTCAAGCCGTGGTGCAGGTGCAGGCCGCCTACGCGATTGCCTGCATGCTGGTGCTGGTCAAGCAGCACTGGCTGGCCGAACAGCTTGGCTACCGGCGCTACCTGTGCGGCGCATTGGCGCTGTTTGTCGCGGGTGCATTGGCCTGTGCGTTCAGCACCACGCTCGACGGACTGACCGCCGCGCGCTTCCTTCAAGGCCTTGGGGGCGGTGCCTTGTTCACCAGCAGCCGGGTCTTGGTGAACATGAGTTTCCCGCCTGCCGAGCGTGCCCCCGCGGTGCGGCGCTTCATCATCTTTGTATTCGCGGCCGGTGCTATCGGCCCGGTCTTGTCGGCCTTCTTGCTGGCGCACGGAAACTGGTCATGGATTTTCCTGGGCATCGTGCCGCCCGCTTTGCTGGCGCTGGCCGGGTGCGCGTGGCTATTGCCTGACGCGCATCCTGGCCGTGCACCTATGCCGTGGGCATGGGGCGGATTACTACTGTTCGGCATCGCCGCCGTGGGCTTGCAGATGGGTCTGAGCGAAGCAAGCTACGGCTTGTTTGCGCACCCCTGGCAGGTTGCTGCGCTGTGCCTGGTGGCGTTGGTACTGATGGGAGCCTTCGCCGTGCAGCAATGGCGTCATGCGTCGCCGCTGCTGCATTTTCGCCAGTTGAACAGCCCCGTGTATCTGACCGGCCTGGGCCTGTATTTCCTGTATTACCTGTTGACCAACTTCGGCAATGCGCTGTTCCCGGTCTACGCCGAACACGGCCTGGCATTCAGCCTGGGAACCACGGGCTGGCTCAGTTCGCTGGGTGGCCTGGCGGGGTGGTGCATGGCACTGGCCTACCTGCGCTGGTCCAAGCTGCTGCCGAACAAAAAGCCCTTGATGCTGGCTGGACTGGGCGCGATGTTCCTGGCGGCGCTGTGGTTCGCCTTTGTGCCGGCTGGTTCCTCTGCCTACGCGCTGTGGCCGGGCATCATCGCCAAGGGATGTTTTGGCGTGCTGATGGTGTTGCCGGTGGCGGGTTTGAGCTTCCGGGAATTGGGTGAAGACCGTTTCGCCCAGGCTTATCAGGCCAAGAACCTGATGCGCCAGATTGCCATTTCGATGTCCACGGCGGTGGCAACGGTATTGGTGCATGCACGCGCGGATTCCGTGCAAGCAGGATTAGGCGGAGGAAGCCACGCCGGTGCGCAAGCCACGCTGGTGGCAAGCCAGCAGATCTATCTGGTTCTGGCGGTATTGGTGCTGCTTGCCATCGGCGTGGTTGCGAAGCAAAAACGCCTGCTTTGA
- a CDS encoding aldo/keto reductase yields MPINRRELLISAGAGALVAAAGAARAQNRAAPDAAPLGTTGGISAAPTGEPIRKTIPATGETMVPVGIGTARRYQGAASPEQLAPLRAAIQTFHRAGGTVIDTAPSYGDAEAVVGRLLADLGLRKELFLATKVGASGRDAGLLEIEQSFDNLRTDKIDLIAVHNLRDTATQLETLRDLKAAERIRYVGVTTSFENQHADMAALIAQAKLDFVQVDYAIDNRAAADTVLRAARDYGAAVMINLPFGRGRVFEAVKDRPLPDWAAEFDCKSWAQFFLKYVISHEAVTCVIPGTANARYAADNIGAAYGRLPDPVLRKRMEVFIDGV; encoded by the coding sequence ATGCCGATAAATCGTCGAGAGCTTTTGATCAGTGCTGGCGCGGGTGCATTGGTTGCCGCTGCCGGTGCAGCACGGGCGCAGAATCGTGCAGCCCCTGATGCTGCACCCCTGGGTACTACGGGGGGCATCTCCGCTGCACCCACTGGCGAACCCATCCGCAAGACCATCCCTGCCACGGGCGAAACCATGGTGCCGGTGGGCATCGGCACCGCGCGACGCTACCAGGGTGCAGCCAGCCCGGAACAGTTGGCACCCCTGCGTGCAGCAATCCAGACATTCCATCGTGCTGGCGGCACGGTGATCGACACAGCACCTTCCTACGGTGACGCCGAAGCAGTCGTAGGCCGACTGTTGGCAGACTTGGGATTACGCAAGGAATTGTTCCTGGCCACCAAGGTAGGGGCCAGCGGCCGCGATGCGGGCCTGCTTGAAATCGAGCAATCTTTCGACAATCTGCGCACCGACAAGATCGACCTGATCGCCGTCCACAATCTGCGCGACACCGCCACGCAGCTGGAAACGCTGCGCGATCTTAAGGCAGCAGAACGCATCCGTTATGTGGGCGTCACCACCTCGTTCGAAAACCAGCATGCCGACATGGCTGCGCTGATTGCCCAGGCCAAGCTCGACTTCGTGCAGGTCGATTACGCCATCGACAATCGTGCGGCGGCTGATACGGTGTTGCGCGCTGCACGTGACTACGGCGCTGCCGTGATGATCAACCTACCCTTCGGTCGTGGGCGTGTCTTCGAGGCAGTGAAAGACCGGCCATTACCAGACTGGGCAGCCGAATTCGACTGCAAGAGCTGGGCGCAGTTTTTCCTGAAATACGTGATCTCGCACGAAGCCGTCACCTGCGTCATTCCCGGCACCGCCAACGCCCGCTACGCCGCCGACAATATTGGTGCCGCATACGGGCGGCTGCCTGACCCGGTACTGCGCAAGCGCATGGAAGTGTTCATCGACGGCGTGTAA
- a CDS encoding isochorismate synthase, with protein sequence MNAPVPSVAAAGPAADSWFANYRADDYLFVSPTASVLGRDAALTLAPGPEPLWQRAADLLAEAQNSGIAAPVLIGAVPFDASRPARLVVPRQCQLDGPLDRRSMKPAAKTSIATPITMTSVPPEEGYEAAVTDALERFAARELDKVVLARTLDITLTSPPDRPMLMRSLLQRNPHGFTFAIPLDDSQTDAGNPPVFLGASPELLLRRQGRRVILNPLAGSAARQADPVADRAAADALLASAKDRHEHAIVIDSIAAALRPYCRDLRLPDGPTLTSTDALWHLSTWIEAELDDPAVSSLELALALHPTPAVCGHPTGAAFAAIHDLEPFDRGFFAGLVGWCDAQGDGEWAVSLRCAESDGASLRLYAGAGVVPGSEPARELAETGVKFRTMLAALGLMTSQQPASGRD encoded by the coding sequence ATGAACGCACCCGTCCCCAGTGTGGCCGCTGCCGGCCCCGCCGCTGATTCCTGGTTTGCGAACTACCGCGCCGACGACTACCTGTTCGTCTCGCCAACTGCCAGCGTGCTGGGGCGGGATGCTGCGCTTACGTTGGCACCGGGGCCAGAACCACTGTGGCAACGCGCAGCCGACTTGCTGGCTGAAGCCCAGAACAGCGGCATTGCCGCGCCCGTGCTGATCGGTGCGGTTCCCTTCGATGCGTCACGCCCTGCCCGTCTGGTCGTGCCACGCCAATGCCAGCTTGATGGCCCGCTGGACCGTCGATCCATGAAGCCGGCAGCAAAAACATCGATTGCTACGCCAATCACCATGACGTCGGTTCCGCCCGAGGAAGGCTACGAAGCGGCCGTGACCGATGCGCTGGAGCGCTTTGCGGCCCGCGAACTCGACAAGGTGGTGCTTGCCCGCACCCTGGACATCACCCTGACCAGCCCGCCTGATCGGCCGATGTTGATGCGCAGCCTGTTGCAGCGCAATCCGCATGGGTTCACGTTCGCCATCCCCTTGGACGATAGCCAGACGGACGCTGGCAACCCGCCCGTGTTCCTGGGTGCCAGCCCGGAACTGCTGCTGCGCCGCCAGGGCCGACGCGTCATTCTCAACCCGCTGGCAGGGTCGGCCGCCAGACAGGCCGATCCCGTCGCAGACCGCGCAGCCGCCGATGCCTTGCTGGCCTCGGCCAAAGACCGGCACGAACACGCCATCGTGATCGATTCGATCGCTGCCGCGCTGCGTCCCTACTGCCGTGACTTGCGTCTGCCGGATGGCCCGACGCTGACATCCACCGATGCACTGTGGCATCTGTCCACCTGGATCGAAGCCGAGTTGGATGACCCGGCCGTCAGTTCCCTGGAACTGGCTTTGGCCTTGCACCCCACCCCGGCTGTCTGCGGCCACCCCACGGGCGCGGCCTTTGCTGCCATTCACGACCTGGAGCCCTTCGACCGGGGCTTCTTTGCGGGCCTGGTGGGCTGGTGCGACGCGCAGGGTGACGGCGAGTGGGCCGTGTCGCTGCGCTGCGCCGAAAGTGATGGTGCCAGCCTGCGTTTGTACGCAGGCGCAGGCGTGGTGCCAGGGTCAGAGCCCGCGCGTGAGCTGGCAGAAACCGGTGTGAAATTCCGCACTATGCTGGCAGCGCTTGGGTTGATGACGAGTCAACAGCCTGCTTCAGGAAGAGACTAA